The following proteins come from a genomic window of Alnus glutinosa chromosome 10, dhAlnGlut1.1, whole genome shotgun sequence:
- the LOC133880566 gene encoding putative disease resistance protein RGA4, with amino-acid sequence MAEGVLFNIAQGIIGSLGPLAMKEIKLLWGVKDELEKLKDTVSIINDVLLDAEEQQVKRHAVRNWLKKLEDAMYEADNLLDDFSTEVLRREMMTRDKKAKEVRIFFSKSNQFLYALKTVHKIKAIRERLDSINATAKDFNLKLRDEEIPIWNKKRDDSYSFVRTEEVIGREDDKKEVIECLMESKVEENVSILPIVGIGGLGKTALAQLIFNDEKIKKHFELKMWVCVSDNFDVEIIVGKILESATNKKTEKFEMNTLINALRKEIDGKKYLLVLDDVWNEDPKEWFDLKKLLMGGARGSRILVTTRSEKVANITYSIKPYLLKGLDEHKSWALFKQMAFEKGQEPKNPRIVEIGKEIVKKCVGVPLAIRTMGSLLYFKNSETEWLSFKDNELSKISQRENDILPTLKLSYDQLPSHLKHCFAYCSLFPKDYKIDKSTLIKLWMAQGFIKLSDQTRCLEDVGHEYFMDLLRRSFFQEAEMNKFGDIIKCKIHDLMHDLAILVAGLLITTLDDKETFIVEKTSQVSVAYHISSSSSKVSTLLCKATRMRTFLHLGKYFEANIDCDATFSSSKFLRVLDLHQSYDYSKTLKNLSFIGMLKHLRYLDLSCEREMKKLPDSITRLQNLQTLKLSDCISLEELPRDIKKLVNLMHLEIDGCDSLTYMPVGLGQLTNLQTLSAFYVHSGSPSRHSDSGGLQELGGLNKLRGELWIVNLGHGKGVALECKAANLKEKQHLSTLSIWWKEVGLDDANNSDEASLEGFEPHPNLKELYLNYYQGSRLPSWLLLLTNLVSFRLEYSQKCQYLPTLSQLPSLKYLLLWSLKSLEYISEEDGDSNDFSSSSTVQTPFFPSLKTISLNYCPNLKGWWRSRKMDSSAELNSDSDNSVEITEHHLLPSFPRLSDLWISNCPMLTSMPMFPHLEDYLQLSNSSWKPLQQTMMMNMVAPQSTTSTATASSSSPPLSKLKSLTLDSIEDLETLPLHNLTSLASLEISRCNRLKSLSPGIQHLIALRNLDLASCRELEVANNEDEMQWQGLTSLLSLRFSRLPKLVSLPSGLQHATTLQKLEIVECESLTAIPEWIHNCKSLQVLEIGDCLNLASLPEGMHRLTSLQKLTIEDCPILFQRYNRDTGKDWAKIAHIPELDLQQLPQESENSSTD; translated from the exons ATGGCTGAAGGTGTTCTCTTCAACATTGCCCAGGGAATTATTGGTAGTTTGGGCCCTTTGGCTATGAAAGAGATCAAACTGCTGTGGGGTGTCAAAGATGAGCTTGAAAAGCTTAAGGACACAGTTTCTATCATCAACGATGTGCTTCTGGATGCGGAGGAGCAACAGGTTAAGAGACATGCAGTTAGAAATTGGCTGAAAAAGCTAGAGGATGCCATGTATGAAGCAGACAACTTGCTAGATGATTTCTCCACTGAAGTTCTGCGGAGAGAAATGATGACCCGTGATAAGAAGGCAAAAGAG GTAcgcattttcttttccaaatcaAACCAGTTTTTATATGCTCTCAAAACGGTTCATAAGATTAAGGCAATAAGAGAGAGGTTAGATTCCATTAATGCAACCGCTAAGGATTTCAACTTAAAGTTGAGAGATGAAGAGATACCAATCTGGAATAAGAAGAGGGATGACAGTTATTCTTTTGTACGTACAGAAGAAGTTATTGGTAGAGAGGATGATAAGAAGGAAGTTATAGAATGTTTGATGGAATCCAAGGTTGAAGAGAATGTTTCGATCCTTCCAATTGTTGGTATTGGTGGATTAGGAAAGACTGCATTAGCCCAACTCATATTCAATGAcgagaaaattaaaaaacattttgagcTAAAAATGTGGGTTTGTGTCTCTGATAACTTTGATGTTGAAATCATTGTTGGAAAAATCTTAGAATCTGCaacaaacaagaaaacagaAAAGTTTGAAATGAATACATTGATCAATGCTCTTCGAAAAGAAATTGATGGAAAGAAATACTTACTTGTACTGGATGATGTGTGGAATGAGGATCCTAAAGAGTGGTTTGACTTGAAAAAGCTATTGATGGGTGGTGCAAGAGGCAGTAGAATATTAGTAACTACACGCAGTGAAAAAGTTGCAAATATTACCTATTCAATTAAACCATATTTATTAAAGGGTTTAGATGAGCACAAATCATGGGCTTTATTTAAGCAGATGGCATTTGAGAAGGGACAAGAGCCGAAAAATCCAAGAATTGTGGAAATTGGGAAGGAGATTGTAAAAAAGTGTGTAGGTGTCCCTCTCGCTATAAGGACAATGGGAAGCTTATTGTACTTTAAAAATTCAGAAACAGAGTGGTTGTCTTTTAAGGACAATGAACTCTCAAAAATATCTCAGAGAGAAAATGACATCTTACCAACTTTGAAGCTGAGTTATGATCAACTTCCTTCACATTTGAAGCATTGCTTTGCTTATTGTAGTTTGTTTCCAAAGGATTACAAGATTGATAAATCAACACTGATTAAGCTCTGGATGGCACAAGGGTTTATCAAGTTATCGGATCAAACCCGATGCTTGGAAGATGTTGGCCATGAGTATTTTATGGATTTACTCCGGAGATCATTCTTTCAAGAAGCTGAAATGAATAAGTTTGGTGACATAATTAAATGCAAAATACACGACCTCATGCATGATCTTGCCATATTAGTGGCAGGATTGTTGATCACCACGTTAGATGATAAGGAGACATTCATTGTTGAGAAAACTAGTCAAGTATCAGTTGCTTATCATATAAGTAGCAGTTCATCTAAAGTTTCTACTTTATTGTGTAAAGCAACTAGGATGCGAACATTTCTTCACCTTGGCAAGTACTTTGAGGCTAATATTGATTGTGATGCAACCTTTTCAAGTTCCAAGTTCTTACGCGTGTTGGATTTGCATCAGTCATATGATTAttcaaaaactttgaaaaatttaagCTTTATTGGGATGCTGAAACATTTAAGATATCTTGATCTTTcttgtgagagagaaatgaagaaaCTGCCTGATTCTATAACCAGATTGCAAAATTTGCAAACACTAAAACTCTCCGATTGTATATCACTAGAAGAATTGCCGAGAGACATTAAAAAATTAGTCAACCTCATGCACCTTGAGATAGATGGATGTGATAGTTTGACTTATATGCCAGTAGGATTGGGGCAACTGACTAACCTTCAGACGTTATCCGCATTTTATGTCCACTCGGGTTCTCCCTCCAGACATAGTGATAGTGGTGGTTTACAAGAACTAGGCGGATTAAATAAGCTGAGAGGAGAGTTATGGATTGTAAATCTGGGACATGGGAAAGGTGTTGCGTTAGAATGTAAGGCTGCGAATCTGAAGGAGAAACAACATCTTAGTACTTTGTCTATATGGTGGAAAGAAGTTGGGTTAGATGATGCCAATAACTCGGATGAAGCGTCATTGGAAGGCTTCGAACCGCACCCAAATCTGAAAGAGCTTTACTTAAATTACTATCAGGGTTCAAGGCTTCCAAGTTGGCTCTTGTTACTCACAAATCTTGTTTCATTTCGATTAGAGTATTCTCAGAAATGCCAGTATCTGCCAACGTTGAGTCAACTGCCTTCTCTCAAGTATCTTCTTCTTTGGTCGTTGAAGTCTCTGGAGTACATATCAGAAGAAGACGGTGATAGCAAtgacttctcttcttcttcaacggTGCAAACACCATTTTTCCCGTCTCTCAAGACAATTAGTCTCAATTATTGCCCTAATCTCAAGGGGTGGTGGAGGAGTAGGAAGATGGATTCTTCTGCGGAGCTCAATAGTGATAGTGATAATTCCGTTGAAATAACGGAGCATCATTTACTCCCTTCCTTTCCTCGTCTTTCAGACTTATGGATTTCCAATTGCCCTATGTTGACTTCCATGCCGATGTTTCCACATCTTGAAGATTATTTGCAACTATCTAATAGTAGCTGGAAGCCATTGCAACAGACAATGATGATGAATATGGTAGCACCGCAAAGCACAACGTCTACAGCAACAGCCTCCTCTTcatcccctcctctctcaaaaTTGAAGTCTCTAACACTCGATTCCATTGAGGATCTAGAAACTCTGCCGCTGCATAACCTCACTTCTCTTGCGTCTTTGGAGATATCTCGTTGCAATAGATTGAAGTCTCTCTCCCCAGGTATACAACATCTCATTGCCCTTCGAAACCTGGATCTTGCGTCTTGTCGTGAGCTTGAGGTAGCCAATAATGAGGATGAGATGCAATGGCAAGGCCTTACGAGCCTCCTCTCCCTTCGCTTCTCAAGACTTCCAAAATTGGTGTCTCTCCCCTCGGGGCTTCAACATGCTACCACTCTACAAAAGCTTGAGATTGTGGAATGTGAAAGCTTGACGGCTATACCAGAGTGGATCCACAACTGCAAATCACTTCAAGTGCTTGAAATTGGTGATTGCTTGAATTTGGCGTCTCTTCCCGAAGGAATGCATAGGCTAACATCTTTGCAGAAGCTAACAATTGAGGATTGTCCCATCTTATTTCAAAGATACAATAGAGACACAGGTAAGGATTGGGCCAAGATCGCTCACATTCCAGAGTTAGATTTACAGCAACTGCCTCAAGAGTCAGAAAATTCAAGCACCGATTGA